CGGGGCATGCAGTTGAGCCATGCGGTGGGTGCGCCCTTCTTCTCGGTGCATGCCGGCTTCTGCGTGGACCCGCGTCCCAGCGAGCTCGGCCGACGACTGGAGCAGGTGGCGCACATCGACCGGGCGCTGCATTGGGCGCGCTTCACCGAGGCGGTGCGGCAGGTGCTGGCACGCACGCGCGATCTGCCCACCGGCCTGCTGATCGAGAACAACGTGCTGGCCCCGGTGAACCGCTACGCCGACGGCACCAACCCCCTGCTGAACGTGGAAGCGGGCGAGCAGCTTCGGCTGCTCGATGACGTGCCGGACGCCCGCCTGGGCCTGCTGCTGGACACCGCGCACCTGAAGGTGAGCGCACGCACCCTCGGTTCCGATGCGGCGGAGGCGGCCGGGCTGCTGCTGCCGCAGGTGCGATGCGTGCATCACAGCGACAACGGTGGCGAGGTCGACGACAACCAGGGCTTCGGTGCCGACTACTGGTTCCTGCCGCTGATGGACCGCGCCGGCCATGCGGTGCATGTGCTGGAGACGCGGAAGACGCCCCCTTCCGAACTTCGCCGCATGGAGCGGCTGCTTTTCCCCGAACGTGCCCCCACGGACCGATGAACGAGACCCTGGCCGAACTGCTCATCCACGATGACCGGAGCGTGCGCGACGCACTGGCCGTGATCGACCGCAACGCGCAGGGCATCTGCTTCGCGGTGGACCACGCGGGCCGGCTCACCGGCGTGCTCACCGATGGCGACATCCGGCGTTCGTTGCTGGCCGGTGGCTCGCTGGACCGGCCGGTGGCCGAGGTGATGCAGCGCCGCTTCACCGCGCTGCCGGTGGGCGCGCCCGCCGAGGACATCCAGGCGCGGCTCGACGGCACCGTGCGGCACATCCCCTTGCTCGATGAGCGCGGGGTGCCCGTGGACTTCGCCAGCCTGCGCCGCACGCACCGCATCCAGGTGATGGCCCCGCAGCTGGACGGCAACGAGCTCAACTACGTCACCGACTGCCTGCGCACGGGCTGGATCAGCTCGCAGGGCGCCTATGTGAAGCGGTTCGAGACCGGCTTCGCGGAGCGCTGCGCCATGCCCCATGCGCTCGCCGTGAGCAACGGCACGGTGGCCATCCACCTGGCCCTGGTGGCCCTCGGCATCGGCGAAGGCGACGAGGTCATCGTGCCGGACCTCACCTTCGCGGCGAGCATCAACACCATCATCCACGCCGGCGCCACGCCCGTCATCGCCGACGTGCATCCGGTCACCTGGACGCTCGACCCCGCCGAGGTGGAGCGGCTCATCACCCCGCGCACCAAGGCGATCATGCCGGTGCACCTCTACGGCCATCCGTGCCACATGGACGAGCTGATGGCCATCGCGCGCAGGCACGGGCTGTTCGTGGTGGAGGACTGTGCCGAGGCGCTCGGTGCCCTGTACAAGGGCCGCCCGGTGGGCAGCTTCGGCGATGCGGCCACCTTCAGCTTCTTCGGCAACAAGACCATCACCACGGGCGAGGGCGGCATGACGCTCTTCCGCGACCAAGCGGTGGCCGCGCGGGCCACGATGCTGCGTGACCACGGCATGGACAAGCAGCGCCGCTACTGGCACCTCGAGGTGGGCTACAACTACCGGATGACCAACATCCAGGCGGCGATCGGCGTGGCCCAGCTCGAGCGGTTGGAGGCGTTCGTGCAGGCGAAGCGTGATCTGGCCGCTGCGTACACCCAAGGCCTGATGGCCATCGGAGACATCAGCGCCCCGCCCGAGGAGCCGTGGGCGCTGAACGGGTTCTGGCTGTACAGCTGCCTCATCGGCAACGATTTCGGTCTGGGCCGCGACGAGGTGATGGACCGCATGGCGCGCAACGGCATCGAGACCAGGCCGCTGTTCCACCCGCTGCACGTGATGCCGCCGTACGGGCGTTACGTGCGGCCTGGGCAGACCTTCCCGGTGAGCACACGCCTGTCGGAGGCGGGCCTGAGCCTGCCCAGCAGTGTCACCATCACCCGGGCGGAGCAGGACCACGTGCTGGAGGTCCTGCACGCCATCAAGCACACGCGGCAGCTGCACGCGCAGGCATGAGGGTCCTCTACCTGATCCCGGCGCGCGGCGGCAGCAAGGGGTTGCCCGGCAAGAACGTGCGCCCGCTTCTGGGCCGGCCGCTGATCGCCTGGTCGGTGACGGCCGCGCTCGAGGCGGCCCGCGTCCGGCCGGGCCGAGTGGTGGTGAGCACCGATGACGCCGCGATCGCGGAGGCCGCCCGCAGCGCCGGTGCCGAGCTGCCGTTCATCCGTCCCGCTGAACTGGCCACCGACACGGCCTCGTCGATGGACGTCGTGCTCCACGCCCTCGACCACCTGGAACGGGAGGGGGAGCCCATCGACCTGGTGTGCATGCTGGAGCCCACGTCACCTCAACGCACCGCCGCCGACGTGCTGGCCGCCATGGACCTGTTGCTGACCACGCCCGGTGCGGAGAGCGTCGTGGGCGTGTGCCGCACCGAGGGCGGGCATCCCGCTTTCCTCGCCCGCATGGACGACATCGGTTTCATCCGGCCCTACGCGGGGGAGCACTTCGTGTTCAAGCGCCGTCAGGAGATCGATGACGTCTACTTCTTCGAAGGAAGCCTGTACATCGCGCGATCGTCCTCGCTGCGCGATCGTCGAAGCTTCTACCACGAGCGCACGCTGGGGCATGCGATGCCGAAGTGGAAGTCGTTCGAGGTGGACGACGCGGTGGACCTCATCCTCATCGAGGCGCTGATGAAGGCCCGGCAGGAAGGAACGATCGACGACCGATGAACTGGAGCGACCGACTGCACGCGGCGATCCCCGGAGGTGCGCACACCTACAGCCGGGGCGATGACCAATACCCGTCCAATGCGCCGCCCATCCTGAGCCATGGCAAGGGTGCGTACGTGTGGGATGCGGAGGGGAAGCGCTACCTGGACTACGGCATGGGCTTGCGGGCCGTGACGCTCGGCTACGCGGACGAGCGGGTGAACGCCGCGGCCATCGCGGAGATCGGCAAGGGCAACAACCTCACGCGGCCCTCGCTCACCGAGCTGGAGGCGGCCGAGCGCATGCTGTCGCTCTTCCCCTGGGCGGGCATGGTGAAGTTCGCCAAGAACGGCAGCATCGTCACCACCGCCGCGGTGAAGCTCGCCCGCGCCTTCACGGGCCGCACGCACGTGGCCATCCCGGCCGAGCAGCCCTTCTTCACCTACGACGACTGGTTCATCGGCAGCACGCCCATGGACCGCGGGATCCCGGAGGAGCACAAGCGGCTGACGTTGAAGTTCAGCTACAACGACATCGCTTCGGTGGAGCGCCTCTTCGCCGAGCATCCCGGCCGCATCGCCTGCGTGCTGATGGAGCCGGCCACCTCGCTCTCCTCGTGTCCCGCATCCTGTGGTGGGCTGCTCGAACAGCGTTCCTGCGCGGGCTGCCCACAGCGTTCGCTCAACTTCCTGCAGCAGGTGAAGGCCCTTTGCGCGAAGCACGGTGCCGTCTTCGTGCTGGACGAGATGATCACCGGCTTCCGGTGGGACCTGCACGGAGCGATGAAGGGGTACGACATCGAGCCGGACCTGGCCACCTTCGGCAAGGGCATGGCCAACGGGTTCGCGCTGGCGGCGCTCATCGGCCGGCGCGAGATCATGGAATTGGGCGGCATCCGCCAAGCCGGCGCCGAACGCGTCTTCCTCATCAGCACCACGCACGGTTCGGAGATGTCGGCCTTCGGGGCCTTCAACCGCACGGTGGAGATCTACCAAAGCGAGGACATCACCGGCCACCTGTGGCGGTACGGTCGTCGGTTGATCGAGGGCCTCAACACCCTGGCGGCAGAGGCCGGCGTGGCGGACCGGTTCGAGGCGCACGGCTTCGGCTGCTCTCCCTACTACACCACCCGTGATGCCCAAGGACAGGTCTCCCTGCCCTTCCGCACGCTGTGGAGCCAGGAGATGATCCGGGGGGGTGTGCTGATGCCGTGGGTGGCGCTTTCAGCAGCGCACGGCGATGCGGAGCTCGACCAGACCCTGACGGCAGCGCGCAAAGCCCTCGCCGTGTACGCCGCCGCACTGAGCGACGGCATCGACAAGCACCTCGTGGGCCCGGCCGTGAAACCCGTCTTCCGCAAGCACAACTGACATGGGCCTGCTGGAGGACAAGGTGGTGGTGATCACCGGCGGCGCCGGGCGCTTGGGCCGGGTGTTCACCGAGGCCGTGGTGGGCGCGGGTGGCCGGGTGGTGGTGGCGGAAGTGATGAACGCGCGCACCACGGAGGCCATCGAGGCCCTTCGTGCGGCGCATGGCGATGCCGTGGCGGGGGTCGAATGCAACATCACCGATGCGGACTCGCTGGACCGCCTCATCGCCGGGTCGGTGGAGCGCTTCGGTCGCATCGATGCGCTGGTGAACAACGCCTATCCGCGGAACGCGGCGTACGGAAGGCGGTTCGAGGAGGTGGCCTATGCGGACTTCGTGGAGAACGTGGGCATGCATGCGGGGGGCTACTTCCTCGCATCGCAGCGCTTCATCGCCCACTTCCGCCGGCAGGGCCACGGCAACATCGTCAACATGGCCAGCATCTACGGCGTGGTGGCCCCGCGTTTCGAGGTATACGCCGGCACGGACATGACCATGCCGGTGGAGTACGCCGTGATCAAGAGCGGCGTGCTGATGCTCACGCGCTACATCGCTGCCCATTGCGCGGGCATGGGCATCCGCTGCAACGCCATCAGTCCGGGCGGTATTCGCGACGGACAACCCGAGGCCTTCCTCGAGCGGTACCGGGCGCACGCGCTCACCAAGGGCATGCTGGACGCCCAGGACGTCACGGGCACCCTGCTGTTCCTGCTCAGCGACCTGTCCGCCTACATCAACGGCCAGAACATCGTGGTGGACGATGGCTGGACCTTGTGATCAGTAGGGCACGCAGCGCTCGGCGAAGACCTGTTCGATGAGGGGTTTCAAGGCGGCGAAGTGCCGCTTGTACATCGGTGGGGCCTGGCCGGTCCACCGCTCCATCCACGACGTGGAGTAGTGGTACGTGATGTGCGGCGACCGATAGAGCCGGGACAGGTAGAAGCAGGCCGAGGAGAAGAGGCAGAACACGTGGTCGGTGCGGTCGGCGTAGGCGGCGAACAATACTTCCGCGGCGATGCCCATCTCCTTCGGGTCGGTCATCAGGGTGAAGGACAGCCCGAGCTCCGCGCACCGACGGACCGTGGCCTCCAACGACGCAGGTGACGCTGCCGGGTGCGGCTTCAGGAGGAAGTGATGGCCTTGAGGGTCGGGCAGCGCGGATAGGACATGATCGATGTACGCCCCCCAGAAGGCAGGCGGGACCACGTACATGTCGACGGCCTCCAGCAGCACGAGCACCAACCGGCGATCGGGTGGAACAGGGGTGGGGGGGAGGTCAAGCTCCTTCAGCAGGCGGAGCATCGGGCCATGGAGGTCCGCAGGAAGAAGGATCGGACGAACCTCCTGGTCAAGCTGCCCCTGTCGCTCGAGGAATGAGGCGAAGCGGTCCGCGAAGAGGGCGACGAACGGGCCGCGCATGCGTCCGTGCTCCAGCAGATAATGGTAATCGCCCAGGCCATGCTCGAAGAAGGCCGGCCGGGCCTCCGGGAACAGGGAGCGCAGGGGTGCCTCGAGGTGGTTCTGGGTGTGGAGATGGAGCTCCACGGCGGTGTGGCCGGTGCCGAGCGGAGCGAGCAGGTTCCGAAGCATGCGTTCGTCGCGCTCGTGCCGGCGATGCGTGTGCCTTCGCAGCAGCACGCCATAGATGGACCGTAGGATCGGGGCCTCCTTCCATTGGCGCGTCAGGCGCTTGAGCAGGGAGGGTTCCGGGCCGTGGTCATCCACCAGTTCGGTGGAACAGCTGTGCATCAGGGCCCAAGGATGGAGCCGCGCGGTGCATCGGATCGCCTCGATCACGGCACGCCGGCGGGCACCGCCGTCCACGAGCAGCACGTCCACGTCCTCCGACCGATGCGTGGCGGCCGCGTGCAGCGTCATGAACACGCTGCTGATGTGCGAGGTGGTGAGGAAGATGCGGAGGCGGGCCATGCGCTAGGACGTCCGAAGGAATGGCAAGCGCTTGCGCCAGGTATCCGGGATGTACCTGTAAAGGTCCGAGGAAGTCCTCAAGCCCAGGACGAGCAGGATATAGACGGTTGTGATGAGCAGGCTGCGGAAGGTGATCGAGAGGACCGCACCGCCGGGCATGGGAAGGAGTACGCCGATCGCGAAGACCATGGAGACGACCAGGATCAGCTTTGCGGTGGATCCATCGAAGGGCTGCATGCCGAACACTCTTCGGATGAACTCGAACTTCAACCCATTATAGGCCACGGAAGCAATGCATCCCGCTATGGCGGCCCCGAGCATCCCGAGCTTTGGGATGAGTATGATGTTGCCGACGATGGTGAGTACGAGCAGGACCACAAGGAATACGGACCCCCAGATGTACCGATGCGAATTGGCGAGGATCGGGTAATTGACACCGGTCCCCATGTTGATGAGCGCCCCGAGCGCGATGACCTGCGTGACGATCACACCCTGGTCGTAGTCGTCGGGCAACAGGGTAAAGAGATCCGCGGCGTTCGCCGCCACCAGGAGGAATAGCCAACCACCGATCAGCAGCAGCGCTCTTGCAGAGTCCCGGTAAATGGTCCTGACCGTGGAAAGGTCGCCGCGGGCAAGCGCATGGGCGACGCTTGGATTGGCCACCCGCTCCAAGGCGTTCAGGGGGATCTCGACCGCCAGCCCAAGGAACGCCGACACGCTGTAGACGGCGACCAGCTCCAGCGAGATGGTGCCCACGAACATCGTGTCCACATACTTCAGGGTCACTGAGTTCAATGCCGTGAGCGTGATGATGAGGCCGTACCTGAAGATCGGCCGAAGCCCGATCGACCCGCGGAAGAAGTTCAGGTCCGGCTGCAGGCCGGGTCTATCGCCACGATGGATGGCGAGCAACAACACCAGGGCCTGGATGGCATAGATCCCACAGAACGCCAGGAGGAACGACTCGCGATCGAAGAACCCGCTGTACCGAACGAAGATGATGGCGATCAGGAGCAGGCGGACCACGATGTCGTTCAGTACCGTGGTGATCACCGTGCGCATGAGCGCGATGCAGTACGCGTTCAGTCCGAGGACGAAGGCAAGGATGATGGTGAGGATGAGAACATAGTTGAAGTGCTCATTGAACACTTCGGCACCGGAGACGTAGGATCGGAGAATGAACCCTTTCGCCAGGTGAAGCACCAAGGTGCCGGCGATGATCCCGGCCAGCGTGTAGGAGAGCAAGAAACCGAAGAATCCTCTGTGACGGCTTTCCGGATGGAACGCCTTGGGAAGGTACCGGATGGTGACCGCGCTGATGCCAAGGGAGAAGAGGATCGAGAATACACTGGAGAACGCGAGAATCAACCGGGTGAGCCCGAGTTCCTCTTTGCTCAGGAAGTGAGGCTGGACAACGACCAGGCTCAGGAAGCCGATCGCCGTGCCCGCGTAGACCAGGAGGGTGTTCGAGAGCCCTTGCCTCTTGACGATTCCCACGTTGTTTACTGGATCACGCCGAGCTTTCGTGCCATCCGCGCCAAGGCACGCCTGGTCGCGAACAGGGGATCAGGGCGGCCCATGCGTCGGTAGACCTGTACTTGGATCTTGGCCAACGAGCTGTCCGGCACAAGATCGCGCACCAGGCCGGGTCGACAGAAGGTGAAGACCTCGTTCCGGGCATGTTGATCCCCTTCGTGGATGCTCTCAATGGCAAGACCCGCGGCTTCACACATGCTCCGCAGGGAATGCTTGCTGAAATAACTGATGTGGACGACCCTGAAGAAGTGTCCATGAAGAGGTTTGGTGGGATGCAGGGCATCCGGCACTGCGAGGTACAGAAGACCGTCCTTGGCCAGCGCCTGCCGCACCTTTCTCAGCACTGAGAGCGGGTCATGGAAATGCTCGAGGACATGCCGCATGATGATGAGGTCGTACCGACCTTCTCGGCTCTCTTCCCAGTTACTGTATACGTCCGATGCGACCAGCTCGATGCCGTTCGTCCGCAAATGCTTGATGCATTCTGAGGAGGGTTCGATGGCTTCATACCGGCTGTTCGGCCACTGGTTCTCGCGCAGGTAAGTGAGCGCATGGCCCATGCCGGAACCGAGATCGAGCACGCGCTCCGGTTCCCTGAGGAGCTGGCGTTCCTTCAACCGTTCGATGATCTGCTTGACAGGTACGAACCTGGTCCGCAGGTCATCCTGTGCGGCGATCTCCGGCCTGTAGAGCGTGTCATACTCGTGCACGTAGAATGCAGCGTAGCGTTCCTTGCTCCAGCGGGGGTCCAGATAACTGAATCCGCAGCGTTCGCAGACCACCACATGGGTCGGCAGATGGAACTGGCCATGTTCCGCGACCGCGATCGGGCTGGAGGCGCCGCAGAGCAGGCAGGTGCTCCGTTCGAACTCCGGGTCGTTGGGTGTTCCAGTCACCGTTGTGTGGTGTGTGGCCGGAATGACGATTACAGCGTGCGCGGCGCCTTTCCTAGCTTTGGTCAAAGATATGTCCAGGTCATGTGCACCAGGTTCCTTCGCTTCGTCCAGCTGCTCGCCTTGATCGATTGCACCGCTCTTCAGGCGCAATACAGTTCCGTACTGACCGCCGCGGGTACCGGCAGCGCGGGATACGTCAATGGATTGGCACAAACGGCCCAGTTCGATCATCCATATGGCGTTTGTCATGACCCCGCGACCGGGGATATCTACATCGCGGATGCCTTCAACCATGTCATCCGGAAGTTGAGCAATGGTTCCGTGTCGCTCATCGCTGGGACACCTGGTGTGTCCGGCGACATTCTAGGTCAGGCGTTGAACGCCAGGTTCGATACGCCCACCGGGGTTTTTTTCAAGGATGGATACCTCTACATCTGCGATAACCTGAACAACAAGATCAAGCGGATGGACGGGTTGGGGCAGGTCACGCTCGTGGCGGGCTCCGGGATCTCCGGTGGTGCTGATGGGCCGGTGAGCCAGGCGACCTTCTACCAACCGAAGAGCATTGCCGTGGATGACTCTGGGACGGTCTATGTGGCCGATTATGAGAGCCACAAGATCCGAAAGGTCAAGAACGGTGTGGTCACCACCGTGGCCGGTACCGGTACGCCGGGCAGTACGTTCGGGCCGGGCACCTCCTCGCAACTGCACCGCCCACGTGACCTGTGCATCGCCCCGGATGGAACGATCTACTTCGTCGACCTGATGAACCACCGGGTGAAGAAGCTCACTCCCTCAGGCATGGTCGAACCAGTTGCGGGGAACGGGATCCCGGGATGGCTGGACGGTTCCGGCAGTGCCGCCCGGTTCAATACACCGGTGGCCATCGACTGGTTGGATACCAGCACGTTGCTGGTCCTCGATGCGGTGAACCCTCGTTTGAGGATGGTCGCCATCACCGGCGATGTGGTCACCTTGGCGGGCAGCGGGAATGCCGGGTTTCAGGATGGAGCCCTGATGTCTGCGGAGTTCGCTCTGCCTCAAGACATCTGCCTTGACGGGGAGTGTAGCATCTACATCGGTGACAGGGACAACATGAGGATCCGGAAGCTCCGTCGCGATGGCGAATGTGTGCTCCACCTCCCCGACCTCTCCTCCTCGCAGATCGCTCTCTCCATCCGCCCCAACCCCGCCTCCACCACGGCCACGCTGCTTTGGCCGGGCCCATCGGCACCCACGATGGTGGAGCTGATCGATGCCCGCGGCGCGCGGGTGCAGGCCGATGTGCGGCGCTTCGCGGATCGCGTGGAACTGGACGTGGCCGCCCTTCGGGCCGGGCTCTATACGGTGCGCGTGAGCGGCGACGGACGGGTCGGCTCGGCTCGGCTGGTACGCGAATGAACGTCCGCGCTCAACGTCCTGCTGACCGCACCCAGGTCTGCGTGCGATAGAGGAACGCGATGTAGCCGCGCACCTTCAGGGTGCCGTCCTCCACCCACAGCTTGCAGTTGTACTCCTTGCCGTTCTCGGGGTCCAGGATGGTGCCATCGTCCCACTCATCGCCATCGGCCACCATGTCGCGGATCACCTCCAGGCCCAGGATGCGCTGGTCCTTGCGGTCACCCGGGCAGAGGTCGCACACCGCCTCCATCTTGGTCTTGTCGTAGAGCTCCACGATGCGGCCATAGGCCTTGCCGTGGCGTACAGTGATCTCCACTACGCTGCGCGGCTTTCCGGTGATGTCATCGACGGACGACCAGCGTCCGGTGATGTCCGTTCCGGGGCGCGGTGGTTGGGCGGCCAGCGGCAGGGTGGCCGCCAGCAGGGCGGAAAGGAGCAGGGCACGCATGGGTCAAAAGGTACGGCCGATGCCCACCACGTAGCGGAAGGCGACATGCTCCGACTCGCCGACCGGGATGGAGGAAAGCACCAGGGGCATGTCGAAGCGGAGGGTGAGCGGCTCCAGGTCGACCAACGGCCCCCAACGTTTGATGGTGAGGGCGGCGCCCAGGCCCGCATCGGCGCGGGGCGTGGCGAGCTCCAGCCGCTGTGCATCCCCGTCGATGCGGCGGTAGCCCATGCTGCCCACATCGCCGAAAATGTAGACGTCCAGGTGCAGGTAGCGACGCAGGCCCTTGGGGCGGAACCGGACCAGCCCATCGAGGTCGAGCTCGGCGTTGACGGCCAGTCCGGTGTTGCCCCGATAGGTGAGCACCTGGGTGCCGTCGGCCGTGGTCTCGGGGGCCAGGTAGCCCGCATAGCCGCGCAGGTTGAGGCCGCCGCCGTGGTGGAAGTGGTTCACCTCCGAACCGTAGGACCCTGCCCAGTCGTTCGGCACTGGACCGATGCTGCGGGTGAACTTGTTCTCCACGAGCTCCTCGGGCGCCGCACCGGAGAGGTAGAGCCCCGTCTCGAGGTTGTTGGAACCGCTGCCGTATTGGGCCATCCCGCGCAGGTGCAGGTCCAGGTCGCCGATCCGCAGAGTGTTGCGGGTGGACAGGCGGACATGGGCGCCCTGGTCGACCGAGCCCACCATGGGCTGCCGCAGGCGAAGTTCCGCGCGTCCGCGCAGCGGCCCGGCCCGGTAGCTGCGGTCCACGGCCAGGTCCAGCAGGCCGGAGAGCGCGTTCAGCGTCCACTCGTCCGGATAGAGGAGGTAGGTGAGGTCGCTGGTGTCCCGCCGGATCATGTAGCGCAGGTCGCCGCTCACCGTGGTGCGCTCGTCGGGCGTGGTCCAGCTGACACCGCCGCCATACAGTTCCAGGCCGTCCAGATGGCGGGCCTGCAGGCGGATGCTCGATCCCTTCAGCAGGCGCGTGGTGCCGGTGCTGTAGCGCAGCACATAGGAGAGGGCGTCGTGGCGCGTGTCCACCCCGCCACCGGGCAGGGACTGGCCCAGGCCGGTGTTCACCCAGGCGGACAGCCATAGCTGGTGCGTCTGGCGGAAGTAGCTGCCATGGAGGTGGGCGCCCACCTTCAGGCCGTCGAAGCCGTTCCACCACAGGTCCGGACGGCCGAAGGCTTCGTAGTGGTGGCGGTCGGGCGGGTTGCGCACATGGTGGTCGAAGGCGATGCTCACCGCGCGGGGAAGGCTGTTGTCCGGCTGGTAGGCGTCGGCGAGGCGGAGGCTGGTATCGATGCGCACGGCGGCGATGCCGGTGGGCACGTCCACCCGGGCCACGTAAGTGCGGCGCAGCTTGTCCCAGCTGGTCCAGCGCGGCAGCACGGTGGCCGTGGTCGGCTTCACAGACCAGCTGGTGGGGATGTGGAAGTCGTGCACCGTTCCATCGCGCGCCGTCACCTGCAGGTCGATGGGCATCGAAATGCCGCCACGTCGCCGCAGGCGGATGGTCTGCCCTTCGCTGCGCATCCGGCGGGTGATCCCGCACACGCGATAGTCCACCAGCTTGTCCGTCGTCAGCCAGGCGTCGAAGAAGGGGTTGAGGTCCACACCGGTGCTGCGTACGAAGCTCTGCCGCATGTCGGCCACGGTGGGGTGGCAGAGGGTCCACTGCCGGACGTAGTGCTGAAGAGCGGCCAGGAACACGCTGTCGCCGAGCAGGTATTGCAGGTTGTACAGCATGGTGGCCGTCTTGAAATAGACATGGCCGTAGCCGCCCCCACGCCCTTCCACCGGAGCGAAGCCGTCGCTGTGCGTGTCGATGGGCGGCAGCTCATTGCGCACGGCATCGCGCATGTAGCCGCGGTACACTTCGGATTCGCGCACGAGCTCCGGCCGGGTGAAGCGGGACACATAGCGGCCCTTCGGAGCCTCCTCCACCAGGGTGTCGCCATCGATGTGCTCCAGGCCCCAGCTGGTGAGGAACTGGGTGAAGCCCTCGTCCAGCAGGGCGCGGTAGGTCTCGTTGTTGCCCACCATGCCGTAGAACCAGTTGTGGCCCACCTCGTGCACGAGCAGGCCGCGGTACTCCGGATCGCGCCCGCCGTCGAGCGTCAGCATGGGGTATTCCATGCCATCGCGCGCATCGGCCACCACCATCTTGGGGTACACGTAGGGGCCGATGTCACGGCTGAAGGTCTCGATGATGCGGGCGGTGTAGGCGGCGGCGTTCTGCCATCCGGCGGCGTGCGGTTCCTGGGCGAGGGCGATGCATTGCACGCCGTTCCACCAGGCTTCGCCGATGCGGTAGGTGGGGTCGGCGGTGAAGGCGAAGTCGTGCACGTTCTCCGCGTGGTAGCGCCAGCGCTTGCGGCGGCCCGGCGCGTAGGGCGTCACCACGCTCGGGGCCTCGTTCCACGGCTTGTCGGCGAAGCGGGCCAGATCGAGCCGGTCGCGCAGGTCGCGGGGCAGCACCTCGTCCCGGTTCTGCAGCCAGCCGGTGGCCTCCACCACCATGTCGTTGGGCATGTCCAGCGTCACGTCGAAGGTGCCGAAGTCGCCGTAGAGCTCGTTGCCCAGGTGCTGCTGCGTGTCCCAGCCCATGTGCGCGTCGTACACGGCGATCCGCGGGTACCAGTGCACACCGTCGTAGTGCTTGAAGCCCCAGGCGTTGAAGAGCTTCATGCGGCGCTGCACGTCCATGCCGTAATGGGTGGTGAAGGCCATGCTGAAGGTGACACGGCCCCCTGGGGGAAGCGGCTCGGGCAGCCAGGCCTTCAGCACCGTGTTGTCCATCTCGATGCGCAGGTCATCGGCCCCCACGCGCAGGTGGGCCAGGGTGGTGCCGTGCTCCGCGGTGTCGCCCGGGGTCGCGCGTCCGTTCTCCATCAGGTCGGCGTGCGAACCGGCGTTGTACGCGTTCTGGTAGAGGTGGAAGAAGACGTGGCGCAGCGTGTCCGGGCTGTTGTTCCAGTACACCAGGCTGCCCTCGCCCTCGATGCGGTCGCCCACCTCGTCGAGGCGTGCGCGCAGGGTGTAGTGCACGTCCTGCTGCCAGTAGGCCTCGTGCGGTGGGCGGTTTCGCCAGTAGTGCGGGTTGTCGGCGTTGCGGTAGGTGTTGGGCGGATGCAGGGCGTCGAACCGCTGCGCGGACGCCGGGCCGGCAAGAAGCAGCACGAGGGCGAGGG
The Flavobacteriales bacterium DNA segment above includes these coding regions:
- a CDS encoding polysaccharide biosynthesis C-terminal domain-containing protein produces the protein MGIVKRQGLSNTLLVYAGTAIGFLSLVVVQPHFLSKEELGLTRLILAFSSVFSILFSLGISAVTIRYLPKAFHPESRHRGFFGFLLSYTLAGIIAGTLVLHLAKGFILRSYVSGAEVFNEHFNYVLILTIILAFVLGLNAYCIALMRTVITTVLNDIVVRLLLIAIIFVRYSGFFDRESFLLAFCGIYAIQALVLLLAIHRGDRPGLQPDLNFFRGSIGLRPIFRYGLIITLTALNSVTLKYVDTMFVGTISLELVAVYSVSAFLGLAVEIPLNALERVANPSVAHALARGDLSTVRTIYRDSARALLLIGGWLFLLVAANAADLFTLLPDDYDQGVIVTQVIALGALINMGTGVNYPILANSHRYIWGSVFLVVLLVLTIVGNIILIPKLGMLGAAIAGCIASVAYNGLKFEFIRRVFGMQPFDGSTAKLILVVSMVFAIGVLLPMPGGAVLSITFRSLLITTVYILLVLGLRTSSDLYRYIPDTWRKRLPFLRTS
- a CDS encoding glutamate-1-semialdehyde 2,1-aminomutase; protein product: MNWSDRLHAAIPGGAHTYSRGDDQYPSNAPPILSHGKGAYVWDAEGKRYLDYGMGLRAVTLGYADERVNAAAIAEIGKGNNLTRPSLTELEAAERMLSLFPWAGMVKFAKNGSIVTTAAVKLARAFTGRTHVAIPAEQPFFTYDDWFIGSTPMDRGIPEEHKRLTLKFSYNDIASVERLFAEHPGRIACVLMEPATSLSSCPASCGGLLEQRSCAGCPQRSLNFLQQVKALCAKHGAVFVLDEMITGFRWDLHGAMKGYDIEPDLATFGKGMANGFALAALIGRREIMELGGIRQAGAERVFLISTTHGSEMSAFGAFNRTVEIYQSEDITGHLWRYGRRLIEGLNTLAAEAGVADRFEAHGFGCSPYYTTRDAQGQVSLPFRTLWSQEMIRGGVLMPWVALSAAHGDAELDQTLTAARKALAVYAAALSDGIDKHLVGPAVKPVFRKHN
- a CDS encoding acylneuraminate cytidylyltransferase family protein encodes the protein MRVLYLIPARGGSKGLPGKNVRPLLGRPLIAWSVTAALEAARVRPGRVVVSTDDAAIAEAARSAGAELPFIRPAELATDTASSMDVVLHALDHLEREGEPIDLVCMLEPTSPQRTAADVLAAMDLLLTTPGAESVVGVCRTEGGHPAFLARMDDIGFIRPYAGEHFVFKRRQEIDDVYFFEGSLYIARSSSLRDRRSFYHERTLGHAMPKWKSFEVDDAVDLILIEALMKARQEGTIDDR
- a CDS encoding aminotransferase class I/II-fold pyridoxal phosphate-dependent enzyme; translation: MNETLAELLIHDDRSVRDALAVIDRNAQGICFAVDHAGRLTGVLTDGDIRRSLLAGGSLDRPVAEVMQRRFTALPVGAPAEDIQARLDGTVRHIPLLDERGVPVDFASLRRTHRIQVMAPQLDGNELNYVTDCLRTGWISSQGAYVKRFETGFAERCAMPHALAVSNGTVAIHLALVALGIGEGDEVIVPDLTFAASINTIIHAGATPVIADVHPVTWTLDPAEVERLITPRTKAIMPVHLYGHPCHMDELMAIARRHGLFVVEDCAEALGALYKGRPVGSFGDAATFSFFGNKTITTGEGGMTLFRDQAVAARATMLRDHGMDKQRRYWHLEVGYNYRMTNIQAAIGVAQLERLEAFVQAKRDLAAAYTQGLMAIGDISAPPEEPWALNGFWLYSCLIGNDFGLGRDEVMDRMARNGIETRPLFHPLHVMPPYGRYVRPGQTFPVSTRLSEAGLSLPSSVTITRAEQDHVLEVLHAIKHTRQLHAQA
- a CDS encoding SDR family oxidoreductase, yielding MGLLEDKVVVITGGAGRLGRVFTEAVVGAGGRVVVAEVMNARTTEAIEALRAAHGDAVAGVECNITDADSLDRLIAGSVERFGRIDALVNNAYPRNAAYGRRFEEVAYADFVENVGMHAGGYFLASQRFIAHFRRQGHGNIVNMASIYGVVAPRFEVYAGTDMTMPVEYAVIKSGVLMLTRYIAAHCAGMGIRCNAISPGGIRDGQPEAFLERYRAHALTKGMLDAQDVTGTLLFLLSDLSAYINGQNIVVDDGWTL